A window of the Oncorhynchus mykiss isolate Arlee chromosome 15, USDA_OmykA_1.1, whole genome shotgun sequence genome harbors these coding sequences:
- the LOC110511373 gene encoding N-acyl-phosphatidylethanolamine-hydrolyzing phospholipase D isoform X1 produces MAEQGEARGTGEEPRTPNTPSLNHRGTGGTFGEGQDVKGEVITRSTREKNGRFTNPWPTWHYPSSASLLRFYLLDKDHSNLPRSKEELDRELPLLKPSFIQSPEVSGTVGSGLRVTWLGHASVLVEMDGLVILTDPIFSQRASPFQFMGPKRFRGPPCTVDQLPKVDAVLISHTHYDHLDVGSVSSLNKRFGAELRWFVPLGLQGWMQSCGCKNVIELDWWEESCVPVPSPVAVPSPVAVPSPVAVPVPSPVPVPSPVPVPSPVAVPSPVPVPSGVSQDKVMFVFTPAQHWCKRTPTDDNRVLWGSWSVLGPCNRFFFAGDTGYCSSFQEIGRRFGPFDLAAISIGAYLPRDVMKSLHVDPEEAVEIHKDVKAKHSLAIHWGTFALAHEFYLEPPVRLREAMEKNGLNVEHFFVLNHGESRVMGGEREGGGV; encoded by the exons ATGGCAGAGCAGGGGGAAGCCCGGGGGACAGGAGAGGAACCACGAACACCCAACACGCCATCCCTGAACCACCGGGGGACAGGGGGGACTTTCGGGGAGGGTCAAGATGTGAAGGGAGAAGTCATAACCAGATCCACGAGGGAGAAGAACGGTCGCTTCACCAACCCCTGGCCCACATGGCACTACCCCTCCTCTGCCTCCCTGCTCCGGTTCTACCTACTAGATAAGGACCACAGCAACCTACCCCGCTCCAAAGAG GAGTTAGACCGTGAGCTTCCACTGCTGAAACCGTCCTTCATCCAGAGTCCTGAG GTGTCAGGAACCGTGGGGTCTGGTCTCAGGGTGACCTGGCTGGGCCACGCATCCGTCCTGGTAGAGATGGACGGCCTGGTCATCCTCACTGACCCCATCTTCAGCCAGAGGGCGTCTCCCTTCCAGTTCATGGGGCCCAAGAGGTTCAGGGGCCCGCCGTGTACAGTAGATCAACTACCCAAG GTGGATGCTGTGCTCATCAGCCACACCCACTACGACCACCTGGACGTAGGTTCAGTTAGCAGCCTCAATAAGCGCTTCGGCGCCGAGCTGCGTTGGTTTGTCCCTCTGGGGCTCCAGGGTTGGATGCAGAGCTGTGGCTGTAAGAACGTGATAGAGTTGGACTGGTGGGAGGAGAGCTGTGTCCCTGTCCCCAGCCCTGTCGCTGTCCCCAGCCCTGTCGCTGTCCCCAGCCCTGTCGCTGTCCCTGTCCccagccctgtccctgtccccagccctgtccctgtccccagcCCTGTCGCTGTCCccagccctgtccctgtccccagtGGTGTCAGCCAGGATAAGGTCATGTTCGTATTCACCCCAGCCCAGCACTGGTGCAAGCGCACCCCAACAGACGATAACAG GGTGCTGTGGGGGAGCTGGTCTGTCCTGGGGCCCTGCAACCGCTTCTTCTTTGCTGGAGACACCGGCTACTGCTCGTCCTTCCAGGAGATTGGGAGGCGCTTTGGTCCGTTCGACCTGGCTGCCATATCCATCGGCGCGtacctgcccag AGATGTAATGAAGTCACTGCATGTGGACCCAGAGGAGGCTGTGGAGATTCATAAGGACGTTAAGGCCAAACACTCCCTGGCTATTCACTGGGGGACCTTCGCATTAGCTCATGAG ttttaCTTAGAGCCTCCAGTGAGACTCAGGGAGGCCATGGAGAAGAATGGGTTGAATGTGGAGCACTTCTTTGTCCTGAACCATGGAGAATCCAGAgtgatggggggagaaagagaaggagggggcgTTTGA
- the LOC110511373 gene encoding N-acyl-phosphatidylethanolamine-hydrolyzing phospholipase D isoform X2 translates to MAEQGEARGTGEEPRTPNTPSLNHRGTGGTFGEGQDVKGEVITRSTREKNGRFTNPWPTWHYPSSASLLRFYLLDKDHSNLPRSKELDRELPLLKPSFIQSPEVSGTVGSGLRVTWLGHASVLVEMDGLVILTDPIFSQRASPFQFMGPKRFRGPPCTVDQLPKVDAVLISHTHYDHLDVGSVSSLNKRFGAELRWFVPLGLQGWMQSCGCKNVIELDWWEESCVPVPSPVAVPSPVAVPSPVAVPVPSPVPVPSPVPVPSPVAVPSPVPVPSGVSQDKVMFVFTPAQHWCKRTPTDDNRVLWGSWSVLGPCNRFFFAGDTGYCSSFQEIGRRFGPFDLAAISIGAYLPRDVMKSLHVDPEEAVEIHKDVKAKHSLAIHWGTFALAHEFYLEPPVRLREAMEKNGLNVEHFFVLNHGESRVMGGEREGGGV, encoded by the exons ATGGCAGAGCAGGGGGAAGCCCGGGGGACAGGAGAGGAACCACGAACACCCAACACGCCATCCCTGAACCACCGGGGGACAGGGGGGACTTTCGGGGAGGGTCAAGATGTGAAGGGAGAAGTCATAACCAGATCCACGAGGGAGAAGAACGGTCGCTTCACCAACCCCTGGCCCACATGGCACTACCCCTCCTCTGCCTCCCTGCTCCGGTTCTACCTACTAGATAAGGACCACAGCAACCTACCCCGCTCCAAAGAG TTAGACCGTGAGCTTCCACTGCTGAAACCGTCCTTCATCCAGAGTCCTGAG GTGTCAGGAACCGTGGGGTCTGGTCTCAGGGTGACCTGGCTGGGCCACGCATCCGTCCTGGTAGAGATGGACGGCCTGGTCATCCTCACTGACCCCATCTTCAGCCAGAGGGCGTCTCCCTTCCAGTTCATGGGGCCCAAGAGGTTCAGGGGCCCGCCGTGTACAGTAGATCAACTACCCAAG GTGGATGCTGTGCTCATCAGCCACACCCACTACGACCACCTGGACGTAGGTTCAGTTAGCAGCCTCAATAAGCGCTTCGGCGCCGAGCTGCGTTGGTTTGTCCCTCTGGGGCTCCAGGGTTGGATGCAGAGCTGTGGCTGTAAGAACGTGATAGAGTTGGACTGGTGGGAGGAGAGCTGTGTCCCTGTCCCCAGCCCTGTCGCTGTCCCCAGCCCTGTCGCTGTCCCCAGCCCTGTCGCTGTCCCTGTCCccagccctgtccctgtccccagccctgtccctgtccccagcCCTGTCGCTGTCCccagccctgtccctgtccccagtGGTGTCAGCCAGGATAAGGTCATGTTCGTATTCACCCCAGCCCAGCACTGGTGCAAGCGCACCCCAACAGACGATAACAG GGTGCTGTGGGGGAGCTGGTCTGTCCTGGGGCCCTGCAACCGCTTCTTCTTTGCTGGAGACACCGGCTACTGCTCGTCCTTCCAGGAGATTGGGAGGCGCTTTGGTCCGTTCGACCTGGCTGCCATATCCATCGGCGCGtacctgcccag AGATGTAATGAAGTCACTGCATGTGGACCCAGAGGAGGCTGTGGAGATTCATAAGGACGTTAAGGCCAAACACTCCCTGGCTATTCACTGGGGGACCTTCGCATTAGCTCATGAG ttttaCTTAGAGCCTCCAGTGAGACTCAGGGAGGCCATGGAGAAGAATGGGTTGAATGTGGAGCACTTCTTTGTCCTGAACCATGGAGAATCCAGAgtgatggggggagaaagagaaggagggggcgTTTGA